A section of the Candidatus Tisiphia endosymbiont of Nedyus quadrimaculatus genome encodes:
- the tilS gene encoding tRNA lysidine(34) synthetase TilS translates to MLYEQFQRNIEKLVDRPHLRSIALAISGGSDSIALLMLTHKWASTNSIKLVVMLVNHHLREQSKMEHEYVRDLSHKLGHRYHQLHFDHQNNFSNLQARAREGRYKLMTDLCSKLDILTILTAHHLDDYIENYCLRLEKKSSLFGLSASNINWYNNVKIVRPLFNIPKQQLIAYLVTNNVKWFEDESNKSDKYQRNIIRKKLSLEGEYIKNQIISQQSRINQVVEEKWQPELIACIAESVKIYDFGFATVNLLKFAEFSSAITLQVISFVLIIISGKNRTSRSGSISMITELLQQKIDFIKTLHGCVIKKISSNLIIYREFGRNLPIDIRLNNVDVWDGRFHFYINKPLVEFALAQEFVGEPERRTESSTNNVFEDSSLAPTPKLPAEVELYKRSNNSGYLISNLTIKDYSKIRQDLDFKILKDASFNNHIAILFTLPVVKILEKVIAIPHISYYNDQGLGRRLSVSFSPNFISRFTHFC, encoded by the coding sequence ATGCTTTATGAACAATTTCAGCGGAATATTGAAAAGCTAGTTGATAGACCTCACCTGAGGTCTATCGCATTGGCTATTTCGGGTGGTTCTGATTCCATAGCCCTTTTAATGTTAACACATAAATGGGCTAGCACTAATAGTATTAAGCTAGTAGTGATGTTAGTTAATCATCATTTACGAGAGCAGTCTAAGATGGAGCATGAGTATGTACGAGACTTAAGCCATAAATTGGGACATAGATATCACCAGCTTCATTTCGATCACCAAAATAATTTTTCTAATTTACAAGCAAGGGCTAGAGAAGGTCGTTATAAATTAATGACTGATTTATGTAGCAAATTAGATATATTGACAATTTTAACAGCACATCACTTGGATGATTATATTGAAAATTATTGTTTGAGATTAGAAAAAAAAAGTAGTCTATTTGGACTTAGTGCTAGCAATATTAATTGGTATAATAATGTTAAAATAGTGAGACCATTGTTTAACATTCCGAAACAACAGTTAATTGCATATTTAGTTACCAATAATGTAAAATGGTTTGAAGATGAATCTAATAAATCTGACAAATATCAACGAAATATCATTAGAAAAAAGCTATCCCTAGAAGGAGAATATATAAAGAATCAAATAATTTCTCAACAATCTAGAATTAACCAAGTAGTAGAAGAAAAATGGCAACCGGAATTGATTGCTTGCATTGCAGAATCAGTAAAAATTTATGATTTCGGTTTTGCTACTGTAAATTTATTAAAATTTGCAGAATTTTCTAGTGCAATAACACTACAGGTAATCAGTTTTGTACTTATCATTATTAGCGGTAAGAACCGCACTAGTAGATCAGGCTCAATAAGCATGATAACAGAACTATTACAACAAAAAATAGACTTTATTAAGACACTCCATGGTTGCGTGATTAAAAAAATTAGTAGTAATCTAATAATTTACCGAGAATTTGGTAGGAATTTACCTATAGATATTAGGCTTAATAATGTAGATGTATGGGATGGTAGATTTCATTTCTATATCAATAAACCTCTTGTAGAATTCGCTCTAGCTCAGGAATTTGTAGGAGAGCCGGAACGCAGAACCGAAAGCAGTACAAATAACGTATTTGAGGATTCGAGTCTAGCCCCGACGCCCAAATTACCAGCAGAAGTAGAATTATACAAGAGGTCTAATAATTCAGGTTATTTGATCAGTAACCTAACGATCAAGGATTATAGTAAAATAAGGCAAGATTTAGATTTTAAAATACTGAAAGACGCAAGTTTTAACAATCATATAGCTATTTTATTCACCCTACCAGTAGTCAAGATACTTGAAAAAGTTATAGCCATACCCCATATATCGTATTATAATGACCAAGGTTTGGGGAGAAGGCTTAGTGTTTCTTTCTCTCCTAATTTTATATCGCGTTTTACACATTTCTGTTAG
- the ftsH gene encoding ATP-dependent zinc metalloprotease FtsH — MNNQSKNVLIWVSIFVLIVLVFHAFQNDGFIGGKSNIAFSDFLTKIDEKAISSVKIQGRIIDGTLSDGASFSTYAADYPDLINRLNSNSVHIEIVPPDTKMNLLFNIFVSWFPMILLIGGWVFFMRQMQGGGKAMGFGKSKAKLVSDKGPKITFKDVAGINEAKEELTEIVDFLRDPSKFQKLGGKIPKGCLLIGSPGTGKTLLAKAIAGEANVPFFSISGSDFVEMFVGVGASRVRDMFEQGKRNAPCIIFIDEIDAVGRHRGIGMGGGNDEREQTLNQMLVEMDGFEDNEGVVIIAATNRPDVLDPALLRPGRFDRQITVPNPDIDGREQILQVHLKKIKCASNIVARIIARGTPGSSGADLANLVNESALIAARKGKKEVSMADLEEAKDKVLMGVERRSMVMSDEQKKLTAYHEGGHALVGLYCPASDPIHKATIIPRGRSLGMVMRLPENDRFSMPRDKMEADIAVAMAGRVAEELIFGRDKVTSGASSDIKMATQMARAMVTDWGLSDAIGPVYHGSSNEDLYTSGRGAGHTSVHTAELVDTEVRKIIEKGYDFAKNILTKHIDQLHLLAKVLIEHETLSGQQIKNLLSGRSMNSEEENLFPIKNDHGGTIKVKKLNQKRTAG; from the coding sequence ATGAATAATCAAAGTAAGAATGTTCTAATTTGGGTGTCGATTTTTGTTTTAATAGTACTTGTTTTTCATGCGTTTCAAAATGATGGTTTTATTGGAGGAAAAAGTAATATCGCTTTTTCAGATTTTTTAACCAAAATTGATGAAAAAGCAATAAGTTCTGTTAAAATTCAGGGTAGAATAATTGATGGAACTCTAAGTGATGGAGCTTCTTTTTCGACTTATGCTGCTGACTATCCAGATCTAATAAATCGCCTAAATAGCAATTCGGTTCATATTGAAATAGTGCCACCTGATACAAAAATGAACTTGTTGTTTAACATATTTGTTTCGTGGTTTCCAATGATTCTTTTGATAGGTGGGTGGGTATTTTTCATGCGTCAAATGCAAGGTGGAGGAAAAGCCATGGGTTTTGGTAAATCTAAAGCTAAGCTAGTTTCAGATAAAGGCCCGAAAATTACTTTTAAAGATGTTGCTGGAATTAACGAAGCTAAAGAAGAATTAACTGAAATTGTTGATTTCCTTAGAGACCCAAGCAAATTCCAAAAACTTGGTGGTAAAATTCCAAAGGGATGTTTACTTATAGGATCACCTGGAACAGGTAAAACTCTCCTAGCAAAAGCTATAGCCGGCGAGGCAAATGTCCCATTCTTTAGTATCTCTGGCTCTGATTTTGTTGAAATGTTCGTTGGCGTTGGTGCTAGCCGTGTTCGCGATATGTTCGAACAAGGTAAACGCAATGCTCCTTGCATAATTTTTATTGACGAAATAGATGCAGTAGGTCGTCACAGAGGTATTGGTATGGGTGGTGGCAACGATGAACGTGAACAAACACTAAATCAAATGCTGGTCGAAATGGATGGGTTTGAGGATAATGAAGGGGTAGTTATTATTGCTGCAACTAACAGACCAGATGTATTGGATCCAGCGTTACTAAGACCTGGGAGATTTGATCGCCAAATTACTGTTCCTAATCCAGATATTGATGGTAGAGAACAAATTTTACAAGTACATTTGAAGAAAATAAAATGTGCCTCAAATATAGTCGCTAGAATCATAGCTAGAGGAACTCCTGGATCTTCAGGAGCAGATCTTGCTAATCTTGTCAATGAATCTGCATTAATTGCTGCTCGCAAGGGTAAAAAAGAAGTAAGTATGGCAGATTTAGAAGAGGCAAAAGATAAAGTGTTAATGGGTGTAGAAAGACGTTCTATGGTTATGTCAGATGAGCAGAAAAAACTAACTGCTTATCATGAGGGAGGGCATGCATTGGTTGGTTTGTATTGTCCTGCTTCTGATCCAATTCACAAAGCAACTATTATTCCAAGGGGTAGGTCACTTGGAATGGTTATGCGGCTTCCTGAAAATGATCGTTTTTCTATGCCACGTGATAAAATGGAAGCTGATATAGCGGTGGCAATGGCTGGCAGGGTAGCTGAGGAGCTTATTTTTGGCAGAGATAAAGTTACTTCTGGGGCTTCTTCAGATATTAAAATGGCAACCCAAATGGCTAGAGCTATGGTAACGGACTGGGGGTTAAGTGATGCAATAGGACCAGTATATCATGGTTCGAGTAATGAAGATCTATATACTAGTGGTAGGGGAGCAGGTCATACTTCTGTACATACAGCAGAATTAGTTGATACAGAAGTGAGAAAAATTATTGAAAAAGGCTATGATTTTGCCAAAAATATATTAACTAAACATATTGATCAACTTCATTTATTAGCTAAAGTATTGATTGAACATGAGACGTTGTCCGGTCAGCAGATTAAAAACTTGCTTAGTGGTAGGTCTATGAATTCAGAAGAGGAAAATTTATTTCCAATAAAAAATGACCATGGTGGTACTATAAAAGTTAAGAAACTAAATCAGAAAAGAACAGCAGGGTAA
- a CDS encoding succinate dehydrogenase iron-sulfur subunit, giving the protein MAELRLPPNSKVRKGTTYQHSGEAVKLRNIRIYRYDPDSEENPRIDIYELDLCKTGPMVLDALIKIKNEIDSTLTFRRSCREGICGSCAMNIDGTNTLACIKSIEEIRGDVKIYPLPHMKVVKDLVPDMSHFYAQYESIEPWLKTDSPPPSNTERLQSLKDREKLDGLYECILCACCSTSCPSYWWNGDKYLGPAILLQAYRWIADSRDEYTGERLDALEDPFKLYRCHTIMNCTKTCPKGLNPAKAIAEIKSQIIERHGV; this is encoded by the coding sequence ATGGCAGAACTTAGATTACCACCTAATTCTAAAGTCCGTAAAGGTACTACATATCAACATTCTGGAGAAGCGGTTAAGTTACGTAATATCAGAATTTATAGATATGACCCAGATTCTGAAGAAAATCCTAGAATTGATATTTATGAGTTAGATCTATGCAAGACAGGTCCAATGGTTCTAGATGCCTTAATTAAAATAAAAAATGAAATAGATTCTACCTTGACTTTTAGGCGTTCTTGTCGTGAAGGAATTTGCGGTAGCTGTGCGATGAATATAGATGGAACTAACACACTTGCCTGCATTAAGTCTATTGAAGAAATTCGTGGTGATGTCAAGATATATCCTCTACCGCACATGAAGGTAGTAAAAGATTTAGTACCTGATATGTCGCATTTCTATGCTCAATATGAATCAATAGAACCTTGGCTAAAAACTGACAGTCCGCCACCTTCCAATACTGAAAGATTGCAGTCTCTTAAGGATAGAGAAAAACTAGATGGTTTATATGAATGCATATTATGTGCGTGTTGTTCCACCTCTTGCCCAAGTTATTGGTGGAATGGTGATAAGTATTTAGGACCTGCGATTTTACTACAAGCCTATCGGTGGATTGCTGATTCTAGGGATGAATATACTGGAGAACGTTTAGATGCTTTAGAAGATCCATTTAAATTATATCGTTGTCATACGATTATGAACTGTACAAAAACTTGTCCGAAAGGTTTAAATCCAGCTAAAGCTATTGCAGAGATAAAAAGTCAAATAATAGAACGTCACGGAGTGTAA
- a CDS encoding polysaccharide deacetylase family protein, whose amino-acid sequence MRITKIFLIYCFVSIVNLPYALCADTNKTIYITSDDGPLGGSENVINVMTQKKTPITMFMVGLHYDNSSPRLKKAVDLAKKNPFIEIGNHSYTHANNHYRNFYHHLPDVIKDLKKNNTVFGFTGSHINTRLPGRDVFRLPNLSKDDPYISKEEDKVERIDDDGIYKNGFYLYGWDLEWTHNQHGKPIQSLDELVQEIEDKFNRNDTVLPNKLILLMHDEMFQDQFNGKENLSQLVDLLHKRNYKFDFIKNYHVE is encoded by the coding sequence ATGAGAATAACCAAAATCTTCCTAATCTATTGTTTCGTATCTATAGTAAATCTACCTTATGCATTATGTGCAGATACAAATAAAACAATTTATATAACATCTGATGATGGTCCTCTTGGAGGAAGCGAAAATGTTATTAATGTCATGACCCAAAAAAAGACTCCTATTACCATGTTCATGGTAGGATTACATTATGATAATTCGAGTCCTAGACTAAAGAAAGCTGTTGATCTAGCTAAAAAAAACCCTTTTATTGAAATAGGAAATCACAGCTATACTCACGCTAATAACCACTATAGGAATTTTTATCATCATCTTCCGGATGTAATTAAGGATCTTAAAAAAAATAATACTGTTTTTGGTTTCACTGGTTCACATATCAATACTAGACTACCAGGTAGAGATGTATTCCGTCTCCCTAACCTAAGTAAAGATGATCCATATATTTCAAAAGAAGAAGATAAAGTAGAAAGAATAGATGATGATGGAATATATAAAAATGGCTTCTATCTATATGGCTGGGATTTAGAATGGACGCATAATCAGCATGGCAAGCCAATTCAATCCTTAGATGAATTAGTGCAAGAGATAGAAGATAAATTTAACAGAAATGATACTGTCTTACCTAATAAATTAATTTTACTTATGCATGATGAAATGTTTCAAGACCAATTTAATGGCAAAGAAAATTTAAGTCAGTTAGTTGATCTTTTGCATAAAAGAAATTATAAGTTTGATTTTATTAAAAATTATCACGTAGAGTGA
- the rsmA gene encoding 16S rRNA (adenine(1518)-N(6)/adenine(1519)-N(6))-dimethyltransferase RsmA codes for MYSNDPSTLPSIAKHASQHGIVPIKKYGQNFIFDSSLCDKIVRVSGLRENDSVLEVGPGTAGLTRAILSHNPKSLTVVETDARCIPLLTEIRELYHNLHIIHSDASKFDLSTLSHDKTHDKITIISNLPYQIGTELVIKWLKKSYLISSMTLMLQREVVERICGKVGTKSYGRLSIICQLLCSVEKCFDVNPQAFYPAPKVHSAIVRLVPFDNPLTSELIGKVELITRLAFSERRKMIKSSLKKLTPHIEDLLSRLKIDNSSRSENLSPQDYLSLAKLYSNEPLHRY; via the coding sequence ATATACTCGAATGATCCGAGTACACTACCTTCAATCGCCAAGCATGCCAGCCAACATGGTATTGTTCCTATTAAGAAATATGGTCAAAATTTCATTTTTGATAGTAGTCTATGTGATAAAATAGTTCGCGTAAGCGGTCTCCGAGAAAATGACTCTGTATTAGAAGTTGGTCCTGGTACAGCCGGACTCACTAGAGCTATCCTTTCCCACAACCCTAAATCTTTAACTGTGGTTGAAACTGACGCTAGATGCATACCGTTACTAACGGAAATAAGAGAGTTATACCATAATCTGCATATTATTCATTCAGATGCTTCTAAATTTGATCTATCAACCTTAAGTCATGACAAAACACATGATAAAATAACTATTATTTCAAATTTACCTTACCAAATAGGTACAGAGTTAGTCATAAAATGGTTAAAAAAATCATACTTAATAAGTAGTATGACTTTAATGCTGCAAAGAGAGGTTGTAGAGCGAATATGTGGTAAAGTTGGGACAAAATCTTATGGCAGATTATCAATAATATGTCAGTTACTTTGTTCAGTCGAAAAATGCTTTGATGTTAATCCGCAAGCTTTCTACCCTGCACCAAAAGTCCACTCTGCAATAGTGAGACTCGTGCCTTTTGATAATCCATTAACATCTGAACTAATTGGGAAAGTTGAACTAATTACTAGACTAGCCTTTAGTGAACGTCGTAAAATGATTAAATCATCTTTGAAGAAACTAACCCCGCACATAGAAGATTTGTTATCTCGATTAAAGATTGATAATTCTTCTCGATCTGAAAATTTATCACCACAAGATTATTTGTCTTTAGCAAAATTATACTCAAATGAACCACTACATCGCTATTAA
- a CDS encoding SurA N-terminal domain-containing protein, whose protein sequence is MKKLFCLVAIVFNLAIAKAELSNIVALVNNEPITLHEFLARKHMLMALNNINNPDSQTDKQLDRMAINSVINDLLLYQSVNGKKSSDSELNESIETIEQRNKMAKGQLMQLLKSKSVDINSFKSQIGAEIIKMNILSSISRSVAISAKEVDAIILATNSKDAEISAQIFTSKDKQDKTLQKMYGLQKRLTNCHDIKESLYKDSSTLEIVNQNLSTLDSTLQTILKDLNTGEKSSVFEMQDGFKLILMCNKKIVNVTLDENDYVINLLTNKKMSQKAQKYFEDMRKKAYIKIMLPL, encoded by the coding sequence ATGAAGAAGTTATTTTGTTTAGTTGCTATCGTTTTTAACCTAGCTATAGCGAAAGCAGAATTATCCAATATAGTTGCATTAGTTAATAATGAGCCAATTACATTACATGAATTTTTAGCTAGAAAACACATGCTCATGGCACTTAACAATATTAACAATCCTGATTCTCAAACAGATAAGCAACTTGACAGGATGGCAATTAACAGCGTGATTAATGATTTATTGCTTTATCAGTCTGTAAACGGTAAAAAAAGTTCTGATAGTGAATTAAATGAGTCTATAGAGACTATTGAGCAACGTAATAAAATGGCAAAAGGACAATTAATGCAACTTTTGAAGAGTAAATCTGTAGATATTAATAGTTTTAAATCTCAGATTGGTGCTGAAATTATCAAAATGAATATTTTATCTAGTATTTCCAGATCAGTTGCTATTAGTGCAAAAGAAGTTGATGCTATAATATTAGCGACTAATTCAAAAGATGCAGAAATATCGGCTCAAATCTTTACTTCAAAAGATAAACAGGATAAAACTTTGCAAAAGATGTATGGGTTACAAAAACGCCTTACAAATTGTCACGATATCAAAGAATCTTTATATAAAGATTCTTCTACGTTAGAGATAGTCAATCAAAATTTAAGTACTCTAGATTCTACGCTACAAACAATTCTCAAGGATTTAAATACAGGAGAGAAAAGTAGTGTTTTCGAGATGCAAGATGGGTTTAAGTTAATCTTAATGTGTAATAAAAAGATAGTTAATGTTACTCTAGATGAAAATGATTATGTAATAAATCTTCTGACCAATAAAAAAATGTCACAAAAAGCCCAAAAATACTTTGAGGATATGCGTAAGAAAGCATATATCAAAATAATGCTACCTTTGTGA
- a CDS encoding LPS-assembly protein LptD has protein sequence MRIFCNILIIITLLSVFGFAIADKQGMNKQFSFMSADYIEYNQKEQLIYAKGDVQVILDNYFLTANSLIYDIGQDKLWAEGDIRIKDQQNRVILGDLVILKDKLKAGIISDFILYFGDNTLLVSKLAERVNEDVFRLHNSTFTPCKILCNQKPIWQVSAKNTEIYLNKNKMVYNHLFFEVYGVPILYIPYFSHPTPKAPAESGILIPRVRDNALGIPLYYRAKPNLDFTLTPRIFWQKHNIIYKILELEARYKPNKTDYISLDANYGKVPYSIKDGDVTIKNRKVNSYYLLSNGNFTKNDYRYGFRLQRTSDKAYLKNYYNNYTPYLMSKLYLEHVNNYNYLLTEGIYFEGLGTNDSSSTNPLIFPKVRTKNVIPLNDEETSNLVVENNGLIYKERGGKELGRVALQLAVDNNFLTEAGHLFNVTLRNRSDVYFINHLYPNDSRTNHVLTRNTPEIQNIWRYPLAGSIFDKTSLFVEPIISVTIGRRHNSNKKFSFIDPSKYELSENNIFNSNRYSGIDYHEFGNRLSYGVNSSILSEENYTSLFLGQTYNTAINANSINNIENVGRIASSFADKIELFYRFRKSRNFDPIRDELGGSLNSKKIQLTAGLVQISNLQKYYFTDKLTDNKIRQFYYNFTYQLTENWSVAYDMRVNWPKSKLNVLSKSIQVTYLNDCVRIAGKLSDNYMVDGSRGIKKNSAVPAISIGLKILNM, from the coding sequence ATGCGAATTTTCTGCAATATATTGATTATTATTACTTTGTTATCGGTTTTTGGTTTTGCAATAGCTGACAAGCAAGGGATGAACAAACAATTTAGCTTTATGTCAGCGGATTATATTGAATATAACCAAAAAGAACAGCTTATTTATGCTAAAGGTGATGTTCAAGTTATATTGGATAATTACTTCCTAACAGCTAATTCTTTGATTTATGATATAGGGCAAGATAAACTTTGGGCTGAAGGTGATATTAGAATTAAAGATCAGCAAAATAGAGTTATTCTAGGAGATCTTGTTATATTAAAAGACAAACTAAAGGCAGGGATAATCTCAGATTTTATTTTATATTTTGGTGATAATACACTATTAGTATCAAAATTAGCAGAAAGAGTAAATGAAGATGTTTTTCGTCTGCATAATAGTACCTTTACTCCATGCAAAATACTATGTAACCAAAAACCTATTTGGCAAGTTTCTGCAAAAAATACTGAGATATATCTTAATAAGAATAAAATGGTTTATAATCACCTATTTTTTGAGGTATATGGTGTACCAATCTTGTATATACCATATTTTTCTCATCCAACACCTAAGGCTCCCGCAGAATCGGGAATATTGATACCTAGAGTGCGGGATAATGCTTTGGGAATACCGCTATATTATAGAGCTAAACCTAATCTAGACTTTACTCTAACCCCTAGGATTTTTTGGCAAAAGCATAACATTATATATAAAATTCTCGAACTAGAAGCTCGTTACAAACCGAATAAAACTGATTATATATCTTTAGACGCTAATTATGGTAAAGTACCATACTCTATAAAAGATGGTGATGTAACGATAAAAAACCGTAAGGTGAACTCATATTATCTATTAAGCAATGGTAATTTTACCAAAAACGATTATAGATACGGATTTAGGTTACAACGTACTTCTGATAAAGCTTATTTAAAAAATTACTATAACAATTATACTCCGTATTTAATGTCTAAGTTATATTTAGAACATGTCAATAATTATAATTACTTATTGACGGAAGGAATATATTTTGAGGGGTTGGGAACAAATGATTCTAGTAGTACGAATCCATTAATTTTCCCCAAGGTTAGAACCAAGAATGTTATACCTCTAAATGACGAAGAAACTAGTAACTTAGTTGTAGAGAATAATGGATTAATCTATAAAGAAAGAGGTGGAAAGGAACTAGGTCGAGTTGCATTACAACTGGCAGTGGATAATAATTTTTTAACTGAGGCAGGTCATTTGTTTAATGTTACCTTACGGAATAGATCAGATGTATATTTTATTAATCACTTATATCCAAATGATTCTAGGACTAATCATGTTCTAACTAGAAATACACCTGAAATCCAAAATATTTGGCGTTACCCATTAGCTGGATCAATTTTTGATAAAACTAGCCTGTTTGTAGAACCAATTATATCCGTAACTATTGGACGTAGACATAATTCTAATAAGAAATTTTCCTTTATTGATCCATCAAAATATGAACTATCAGAAAATAATATATTCAATTCGAATCGCTATAGTGGTATAGATTATCATGAATTTGGCAATAGATTAAGTTATGGGGTTAATTCTTCTATACTATCGGAAGAGAATTATACAAGTTTATTTCTAGGACAAACCTATAACACTGCTATTAATGCTAACTCTATTAATAATATCGAAAATGTTGGTAGAATTGCTAGTAGTTTTGCTGATAAGATAGAGCTGTTCTATAGATTTAGAAAAAGTAGAAATTTTGATCCAATTAGAGATGAATTAGGTGGAAGCCTTAACTCTAAGAAAATTCAGTTAACTGCTGGATTGGTTCAGATTTCAAATTTACAGAAATATTATTTTACAGATAAATTAACTGATAACAAAATAAGGCAATTTTACTATAATTTCACTTATCAATTAACAGAAAATTGGTCAGTTGCCTATGATATGAGAGTAAATTGGCCAAAAAGCAAACTAAATGTTCTTTCTAAGAGTATCCAGGTGACATACTTGAATGATTGTGTTAGAATAGCCGGAAAACTTTCAGACAATTATATGGTAGATGGTAGTAGGGGAATAAAAAAGAATTCTGCTGTACCTGCTATTTCTATAGGTTTAAAAATATTAAATATGTGA
- a CDS encoding Rrf2 family transcriptional regulator — protein MQLTTKGRYAVMAILEIASQMSDMPVTLAEISAKQNISVNYLEQIFAKLKKANIVRSAKGPKGGYIINEKLNNIKITNIIDAVDENIEMTRCLGKSQNSCVPNKVKCNAHHLWLGLSKHIRNYFDTISVADMLADTLDSSKSF, from the coding sequence ATGCAATTAACTACAAAGGGGCGATATGCTGTAATGGCTATCTTAGAGATCGCATCTCAAATGTCGGATATGCCTGTTACCTTGGCTGAAATTTCGGCAAAACAAAATATATCGGTTAACTATTTGGAGCAAATTTTTGCAAAACTTAAGAAAGCTAATATAGTTAGATCAGCGAAAGGTCCAAAAGGTGGTTACATCATTAATGAAAAATTAAATAATATCAAGATTACTAATATTATTGATGCGGTAGATGAGAATATTGAAATGACAAGATGTTTAGGAAAATCTCAGAATAGTTGCGTACCTAATAAAGTAAAATGTAACGCTCATCATTTATGGTTAGGTTTAAGTAAGCATATAAGGAACTATTTTGACACCATCTCTGTAGCTGATATGCTAGCTGATACACTAGATAGCTCTAAAAGTTTTTGA
- a CDS encoding cysteine desulfurase family protein, with amino-acid sequence MLYLDHNSTTNVHPKVKELMKNLLEEAYNPSSIHTKGRYARSLVETAREQVARSVGVDINSREYQVIFTSSGTESNNLLMNNYYDGEIFVSSIEHLSIFDHVKYRNNIKIIRVDSDGIVDAQHLGELLSVSHSNKKLVSVMLANNESGVVQNVQELVKIAQKYGAVFHSDCVQAVGKISVNIKELGVDFATISSHKLGGVQGSSALIAKAEYTLKAMMIGGGQERNIRSGTENVLAIASFGLVSSIATTEIEDRYKKMKKLQTYLEQNLCNYKNVKIVSKDVERLPNTTLILVPNTDAQTKLIAFDLRDIAVSSGSACSSGRVGKSHVLSNMGFSEDDTRSSIRVSFDYQQTTQDVVTFIKAFEEIYASNLNVIARSYFSSDEAIHI; translated from the coding sequence ATGTTATATTTAGACCATAATTCTACTACTAACGTTCATCCTAAGGTTAAGGAGCTTATGAAGAATTTGCTCGAAGAAGCATATAATCCGTCTTCTATTCATACCAAGGGACGTTATGCTAGGAGTTTAGTAGAAACAGCTAGGGAGCAAGTTGCAAGATCTGTGGGTGTTGACATAAATTCTAGAGAATATCAGGTTATTTTTACTTCCTCTGGCACAGAAAGTAATAATTTGCTGATGAATAATTATTATGACGGAGAAATTTTTGTTTCTAGCATAGAACATTTATCGATCTTTGATCATGTTAAATATAGAAATAATATTAAAATTATTCGTGTCGATAGTGATGGCATTGTTGATGCTCAGCATTTAGGAGAACTGCTATCGGTTAGTCATAGCAATAAAAAGCTCGTGTCTGTAATGCTAGCTAATAATGAAAGTGGTGTTGTGCAAAATGTACAAGAGCTGGTTAAAATTGCCCAAAAATATGGGGCAGTATTTCATAGTGATTGTGTTCAGGCAGTTGGCAAAATATCGGTCAATATTAAAGAATTAGGAGTTGATTTTGCTACTATATCAAGTCATAAATTAGGAGGAGTACAGGGAAGTAGTGCGTTGATTGCTAAAGCAGAGTATACACTTAAAGCAATGATGATTGGTGGAGGGCAAGAGAGAAACATCCGCTCAGGTACAGAAAATGTACTAGCGATTGCTTCGTTCGGGCTTGTGTCATCAATAGCGACTACAGAGATAGAAGATAGATACAAAAAAATGAAGAAATTACAGACATATTTGGAGCAAAATTTGTGCAACTATAAAAATGTTAAAATAGTGTCGAAAGATGTTGAAAGATTACCAAATACCACGTTGATACTCGTACCTAACACTGATGCACAAACCAAATTGATAGCTTTCGATTTACGGGATATAGCAGTTAGTTCCGGTTCTGCCTGTTCATCAGGGAGAGTTGGTAAGTCACATGTTTTATCGAATATGGGGTTTAGTGAGGATGATACTAGGTCTTCGATTAGAGTCAGCTTTGATTATCAACAAACTACCCAAGATGTTGTAACGTTTATTAAAGCATTTGAAGAAATATACGCTTCTAACTTAAACGTCATTGCGAGGAGCTACTTTAGTAGCGACGAGGCAATCCATATCTAA